The Candidatus Obscuribacter sp. genomic interval GGGTAACTATCTACAGTTGCAGTAACTGGCATGCCGCGTTTGACCAGACTGATGTCTTTTTCGGATAGCTGAGCTGTCAGATAGACTTGGCTGAGATCGGCTACTTCAAAGAGCGCTTTGCCCCCTTCGATCATTTCACCGGGATCGGCGTCTCTTGTTGTAATCACACCGGTGCGTGGTGCTCTTATTTCAAAGAGATAGTGGATTTCTTTGGTTTTAAGCACGCGGTCTACTTCTTTGCGCTCAATACCAAAGAGTTTGAGGCGCTGGACTGCTGCCTCGATGTGAGCAATGTGCCGGTCTTCAATTGCTCTTAGCGCTGCTTTCTCTTGTTCCAGTTCGTTTTCGGCTACTTCTAGCTCAGCTCTCGAGCCGATTTTTTCATCTATGAGGACTTTCCGTCTCTCATAGATTTTTTGAGCGAGTTGCATTTTGACCTGCACCTGCTTACGCTCGGCCTCACTTTCCATGACTTTGGTCAATAGTTCGCTTTCGATTTGACCGACTTCGTCAGAGCGCAGACTGGCTAACAGCTGTCCGTGTTTGACCTGATCACCTGGTTGGACAAGGACTTCTTCGACACGACCGGGCAATAGTGAAGTAACAGGTATGGTCATAATCGGATTGGCCTGCACGACAGCCGGTATGTTTAGCTGTACAGGCAAAACGCGCGATTCTACTGGGATTGTTGTCAGATGCATCATCTGCGCTTGCGTATCGCTCAGGTCAAATTGGCTGGGGGCACAACTTTGAGCTGGCAAAGTAGCGGCAGCTGGTTCCGTCGTCTGATTTTGGCAGCCACTGAGGCTCAAACCAGTGGCGAGAGCAAGCAATGCTGTTAGATTTTGCTTGTGCCAGTGTTTCACTGATGAGTTGTCTCCATGAGTTCGCTTGATGCTTTGTAGTTGCCTTGTGGTTTTTTGCCCGGACTGGGACCAAACTTAAAATAAAGCGCTGGTAAAACATAGAGTGTTAGCAGCGTGCAGCTAATCAACCCACCGATGATCACTATAGCAAATGGCTTCTGTGTCTGCGAGCCTATTTCGTTGGATAGAGCTGCCGGTAATAAGCCCATGGCAGCAATTGTTGCTGTCATCAGGACTGGTCTCATACGTGTCAGTGAGCCTTGATAGATTGCTTCTTCGATGGGATAGCCTTCGTGGCGCATCTCGTTGACAAAGCTGACAAGTAAGATACCGTTTTTGACAGCCAGACCAAATAGTGCAATCAGTCCCACTCCCGCACTGATACTAAAATAAGTACCGGTGCAATACAGAGCTAATACCGCTCCAATGGCGGCCAGTGGTACTACGCTAAACATGACGATGGCACCGCCGAGGGTACCACAAGAGAGATAGAGTATGATGATGATCAAGACCAGAGTGACTGGCAGTACGATGGCTAGTTGGTGTGATGCTTCTCTTTGTCTTTGAAATTCGCCGCTCCATTGCACGGTGTAGCCTTCCGGCAACTGGATATTTTTTTCTACAGTATCCTGGGCTTCTTCTACAGCCGTTGCCAGATCTCGACCGCGCACGTTTGCTCTGATAGTAGCCATGCGAGAGCCGGCTTCGCGCCATATTTGAGTGGCACCGTTCATGGTTTTGAGGGTGGCTAGCTGGGCTAAAGGCACTCTTTTGCCAGTGGGTGTGTCCACCAGTATTTCGCGCAGTGCTTCTTCGCTGTTGCGGTATTTAGCTGCTAGCCTGACCATAATGTCAAAGCGTCTTTCGCCTTCTATAACAATAGTCGCGCTCTCGCCACCAATGGCAATTTCTACCAATTGTTTGAGATCGTCCTCTGATAGTCCGTAGCGAGCTGCCTGGGTGCGATCTATCTCGATTACAAATTGAGGTTGACCAAGTAGCGGGTCGACGATGACATCGACAATACCAGGAGTTTTACCCATGATGCTGCCGACATTGTGAGCGAGACCCTCAAGTGTGCCCAGGTCTGGTCCGGCGATTTTAGCTACCAGAGAGCCCTGCACACCAGAGAGGGCCTCATCCAGCGTAGTCTGGATGTATTGAGTAAAGTAATAGCCCACTCCTGGTATCTGCTCCAGGTCTTTGCGCATCGATGCTATCAGTAGCTCTTTGTCTTCTTTAAACTGTGGACGCCATTCTCTTGCTGGCTTCAAGTCCACATAGTGTTCTTCGTCGGCAAATTTAGCGGGATCTGTACCATCATCAGGTCCGCCCACTTGAGAGAGTACTTGTTTTACTTCCGGGTATTTAAGTAGGGTCAGACGGATTTGTCTGGCTACTTTTATGCCTTCGTCGAGCGTGACTGAGCCTGGTTTTACCGTGGCTCTCAGCCAGATATTACCTTCTTCCAGGTGGGGCAAAAATTCACTACCGATTTTGGTAAAGAGCCAGCCTGCTGAGCCCACTGCCAGACAGGCAAAGCTAATCACCACCAGTGGATGATGCAGTGCCCATTTGAGGGTAGGCTGATAGATATAGCGCGCTAATCTAACTATCGGACTGATTTGCTCTTTGACTGGTTTGCGCACCAAAAAAAATGACGCCAGTACCGGCACCAGAGCTAGTGCCGCAAGCCCTGCTCCAATCAAAGCTGTGACCATGGTAATAGCCAGCGGTCTAAAGAGTTTGCCTTCTACACCACTAAAAGTAAAAATCGGCAAAAATGTGGCAATGATTGTGATGATGCCAAAGACTATGGGGCTGCCCACTTCTTTAGCTGACTCTGTAAGCAATATTAGTCTTTCACCAGGAGACATGTCCTGACCATCGTGGGAGAGTCTGCGCACGATGTTTTCGGTCATGACCACTGCGCTATCCACGAGGATACCAAAGTCGATAGCACCAAGACTGAGCAGATTGGCTGGTATACCGAGTAAACAAAGACAGATAAAGGCAATGAGCATAGACAGTGGGATGACACAGGCTGTTATCACCGCTGAGCCTATATCCACCAAAAATATGGCAAGCAGGATTACCACCAAAGAAATACCAATGGCTACGTTGGTGCCTACTGTATGCAGAGTCTGATCGATTAGCTTTTGGCGGTCGTAGAGTGGTGTCAGTGAGACACCTTTAGGTAGATGCTTAACTATCTCAGGCAAGCGCTCTTTAATTGATTTAAGTACTTTGGATGGGTTTTCACCCCTTCGCAAAAGGACGATGCCTTCTACTACATCGTCTTCGTAGTCTTTACCGACCTGACCACGCCTTACAAGCGGTCCGATTGTCACTTCTGCGACATCTGATATGTGGACCGGTGTGCCTTCTTTGCTGGCTTTGATGACGATTTTATTGATGTCATCTATGCCGTTTATAAGTCCTAGCTCGCGCACAATGAGAGCTGAGCCGTTGTGCTCAAGGAAGCCACCCCCGGTAGTGGCATTACTTTTTTGAGCGGCATCAAAAACTTCTTTGAGTGTGATGCCATAGGCTTTGAGCCGGCTGGGGTCGACATTTATTTGGTAAGACTTGGTCGGACCACCTTCGGAGATTACGCCAATTACCCCTGGTATTTGTCTAAATAATTTTTCGATGTCCCACTGCTCAATTGAGTGCAGTCCCATCGCTGAGTAGTAAGGACTGTGCAGACAATATCTAAAAATTTCACGCAAAGAGCCTACATCTGGCTCTAGTTTAGGTGTTAGCCCATCAGGTATTGGGGCGCCATTGATACGCTCCAGTACTTGCTGTCTGGCAAGAGTCGTAGGCGTTTCGTCGGTAAAAGTCGAGATAATTACCGAGAGCCCATAGAGAGATAGTGAGCGCAGGGCGATTTGCCCGGGGATACCATTCATCTCTTTTTCGAGCGGTACTGTGACCAGCTTTTCTACTTCTTCAGGACCTTTGCCGGCAGTAAGTGTGATTACTCTTACTTGTGGATTAGCCAGCTCTGGATAAGCTTCGATAGGTAGTAGCACCCAGGCGGCAATACCGGCCAGTACCACGGCTAGTGCGGCAAATAGGGTGAGATAGCGACCCCTGAGCGATGCTTCGATAAATGAGTTGATCAGTTGTTGCATCGCTCGATTGTTGTAGATAAAAACGAGTGGATAAATATCAGATTATATAGATGTGTTGTGATCCGGATGTGATCGGGGGTGTCAAGCCACTCTTGCTAGTGGTTGTTATGGGTTTTCTCTAATCTCTTCCTAGTATTCAAGCGGGCGACCGCAAGCTTGTTCGAGATCGGTAAAGGCTTCCTGATAGAGGCGCACAGCATCGAGATATTGCAAGCGGATGTTGATGTTTGCTTGTTGTACTTGCAAAGTTGCAGTGATGTCAGATTGACCCACTTCATAGCTGCGGCGAGCTAGTCTAGCTACTTCATAGGAGTCTGCCAGGACGTGATCTTGATAGACTTTGAGTTTTTGTCTTGCTGCCAGGACATTGTTATAAGCCGAGGAGACCTGTTGTGTTATTTGGTTCTTTTGGCTTTCCATCTCATAATTGAGTTGTTTGCCAATTGCTTTTAGCCTGAATATCTCGCCTTGATTCCAATTGGTAGCCGGTGTTTCGATATTGAGAGAGACAAAGACTGAATTTAGTTTGGGACCAGTGGGAGCGTTACCTGAGACTGAGTTGCCAAAAGCAACTGTGGGGTTGGGGATGATATTGCCGTAGGCAGTCCGGGTATTAGCCTGATTGAGCTTGATTTTTTGGGCAATACTCTTGAGCTCCAATCGG includes:
- a CDS encoding efflux RND transporter periplasmic adaptor subunit, giving the protein MKHWHKQNLTALLALATGLSLSGCQNQTTEPAAATLPAQSCAPSQFDLSDTQAQMMHLTTIPVESRVLPVQLNIPAVVQANPIMTIPVTSLLPGRVEEVLVQPGDQVKHGQLLASLRSDEVGQIESELLTKVMESEAERKQVQVKMQLAQKIYERRKVLIDEKIGSRAELEVAENELEQEKAALRAIEDRHIAHIEAAVQRLKLFGIERKEVDRVLKTKEIHYLFEIRAPRTGVITTRDADPGEMIEGGKALFEVADLSQVYLTAQLSEKDISLVKRGMPVTATVDSYPGKTFSGTMTYISSTVEPETRTLPVKATFDNSQALLKPEMFGDLTIETAKIRALFLPTKCVQQIGESAVVYVRKHDKTFAETKVETGRTLGEFVEIKNGLKSGDVVAEEGSLKLLGMALQRLSK
- a CDS encoding efflux RND transporter permease subunit, with the protein product MQQLINSFIEASLRGRYLTLFAALAVVLAGIAAWVLLPIEAYPELANPQVRVITLTAGKGPEEVEKLVTVPLEKEMNGIPGQIALRSLSLYGLSVIISTFTDETPTTLARQQVLERINGAPIPDGLTPKLEPDVGSLREIFRYCLHSPYYSAMGLHSIEQWDIEKLFRQIPGVIGVISEGGPTKSYQINVDPSRLKAYGITLKEVFDAAQKSNATTGGGFLEHNGSALIVRELGLINGIDDINKIVIKASKEGTPVHISDVAEVTIGPLVRRGQVGKDYEDDVVEGIVLLRRGENPSKVLKSIKERLPEIVKHLPKGVSLTPLYDRQKLIDQTLHTVGTNVAIGISLVVILLAIFLVDIGSAVITACVIPLSMLIAFICLCLLGIPANLLSLGAIDFGILVDSAVVMTENIVRRLSHDGQDMSPGERLILLTESAKEVGSPIVFGIITIIATFLPIFTFSGVEGKLFRPLAITMVTALIGAGLAALALVPVLASFFLVRKPVKEQISPIVRLARYIYQPTLKWALHHPLVVISFACLAVGSAGWLFTKIGSEFLPHLEEGNIWLRATVKPGSVTLDEGIKVARQIRLTLLKYPEVKQVLSQVGGPDDGTDPAKFADEEHYVDLKPAREWRPQFKEDKELLIASMRKDLEQIPGVGYYFTQYIQTTLDEALSGVQGSLVAKIAGPDLGTLEGLAHNVGSIMGKTPGIVDVIVDPLLGQPQFVIEIDRTQAARYGLSEDDLKQLVEIAIGGESATIVIEGERRFDIMVRLAAKYRNSEEALREILVDTPTGKRVPLAQLATLKTMNGATQIWREAGSRMATIRANVRGRDLATAVEEAQDTVEKNIQLPEGYTVQWSGEFQRQREASHQLAIVLPVTLVLIIIILYLSCGTLGGAIVMFSVVPLAAIGAVLALYCTGTYFSISAGVGLIALFGLAVKNGILLVSFVNEMRHEGYPIEEAIYQGSLTRMRPVLMTATIAAMGLLPAALSNEIGSQTQKPFAIVIIGGLISCTLLTLYVLPALYFKFGPSPGKKPQGNYKASSELMETTHQ